A single Sulfurimonas aquatica DNA region contains:
- a CDS encoding cytochrome b, which produces MANFTKATSIKDWLNQRLAIEKVEKVMMSEYWIPKNINFLWAMGMVLVMTFVLLLVSGIFLLMYYQPNVATAFDSVNYTIMREVDFGWLWRHVHGVAASVVFLIIYIHMFTGIYYGSYKKGREMIWISGMLLFVTFSAEAFSGYMLPWGQMSYWAGMVITNLFSGGSLHADFLVEWIRGDYVPAQAFLTRFFMLHVLLLPLAIMGLIGLHFAALRIPHVNNQDGDEIDFDVESKKYLAGDKAGSKVIRFANDFMSKDMMVVGVYLVFFFYLVFYNYGFAMDPVNFDPADGLKTPAHIYPEWYFLWSYEILRPFSVDVGLIAFGFAQVIFIGLPFLDRSPNTVPASRRGLFKYWFWAMLVDMIVLTAMGKLPPEGIFSTIGFVAAIAFILLWIALPIITKFEKKI; this is translated from the coding sequence ATGGCAAATTTTACAAAAGCGACAAGTATTAAAGATTGGTTGAACCAGCGTTTAGCAATCGAAAAAGTAGAAAAGGTAATGATGTCGGAGTATTGGATTCCGAAAAATATTAACTTTTTATGGGCAATGGGAATGGTTCTTGTAATGACCTTCGTACTTCTTTTAGTCTCTGGAATATTTCTTTTGATGTACTACCAACCAAATGTAGCAACTGCGTTTGATAGTGTAAACTACACAATTATGAGAGAAGTAGACTTTGGTTGGTTATGGAGACATGTACATGGTGTAGCTGCGTCAGTAGTGTTTTTAATAATCTACATACATATGTTTACAGGTATATACTATGGTTCATATAAAAAGGGACGTGAGATGATTTGGATCTCTGGAATGCTTCTTTTTGTAACTTTCTCTGCTGAAGCGTTTTCAGGTTATATGCTTCCATGGGGTCAGATGTCTTACTGGGCTGGTATGGTTATAACCAATCTATTTTCTGGTGGTTCTCTGCATGCAGACTTTTTAGTAGAGTGGATTCGTGGGGATTACGTTCCCGCTCAAGCGTTCTTAACGAGATTCTTTATGCTTCATGTACTTCTACTACCATTAGCTATTATGGGTCTTATTGGGCTTCATTTTGCAGCTCTTCGTATACCTCATGTTAACAATCAAGATGGTGACGAGATTGATTTTGATGTTGAGAGTAAAAAGTATTTAGCAGGTGATAAAGCCGGTTCAAAAGTTATTAGATTCGCAAATGATTTTATGTCTAAGGATATGATGGTTGTTGGCGTTTACCTTGTTTTCTTTTTCTACCTTGTATTTTATAATTATGGTTTTGCAATGGACCCTGTAAACTTTGATCCAGCAGACGGGCTTAAGACTCCAGCACATATCTACCCTGAGTGGTACTTCTTGTGGTCTTATGAGATTCTTCGTCCTTTCTCTGTTGACGTTGGTCTTATAGCGTTTGGTTTTGCTCAAGTTATCTTTATAGGACTCCCATTTTTAGACAGAAGTCCAAACACAGTTCCAGCATCTCGTAGAGGGCTGTTTAAGTACTGGTTCTGGGCTATGCTTGTAGATATGATAGTACTGACAGCTATGGGTAAACTCCCTCCTGAGGGAATATTTAGCACGATAGGTTTTGTAGCGGCGATAGCGTTTATCCTTTTATGGATAGCGCTTCCGATCATCACAAAATTTGAAAAAAAGATATAA
- the petA gene encoding ubiquinol-cytochrome c reductase iron-sulfur subunit — protein MKDSSRRGFMGKAFGGFAAVGAVASLYAMKKSWDPLPSVKAAGFTTLDMSAYKENELVVEKWRGKPIFVLKKTAKMVSSQTPVQAERDVMIDGSHYMIAIGLCTHLGCIPAYKPSTEDFLCACHGGQFDFSGAVTKVPPPRGLDIPPFKIDGNKLVLGEVGPEYQAMKDTGITL, from the coding sequence ATGAAAGATAGCAGCCGTAGAGGTTTTATGGGAAAGGCATTTGGTGGCTTTGCAGCAGTAGGCGCTGTGGCTTCATTGTATGCTATGAAAAAATCTTGGGATCCCCTTCCAAGTGTTAAAGCAGCAGGTTTTACAACTCTAGATATGTCTGCATACAAAGAAAATGAGTTAGTAGTAGAAAAATGGAGAGGTAAGCCGATTTTTGTTTTGAAAAAAACTGCAAAAATGGTTTCTAGTCAAACTCCAGTACAAGCAGAACGTGACGTAATGATAGATGGCTCTCACTATATGATAGCTATTGGATTATGTACACATTTAGGATGTATACCTGCATACAAGCCAAGTACAGAAGACTTTTTATGTGCATGTCATGGTGGTCAGTTTGACTTCTCTGGTGCAGTAACAAAAGTTCCACCTCCTCGTGGCCTAGATATTCCTCCGTTTAAAATAGATGGCAATAAGTTAGTACTTGGCGAAGTTGGACCTGAGTATCAAGCTATGAAAGACACTGGCATAACGCTTTAA
- the mnmG gene encoding tRNA uridine-5-carboxymethylaminomethyl(34) synthesis enzyme MnmG: protein MNYDVIVVGGGHAGVEASLAAARMGHKTLLISMLAENVGATSCNPAVGGLAKGHLVRELDALGGQMGLITDEAGIQFRILNQTKGPAVRGSRAQIDMDKYRVIARNVILNTPNLSLAQETVESLIIEKDVVKGVKTDLLNEYMASKVIITSGTFLNGIIHVGEIQKKAGRYGEERSEGLSASLKNDAKLNLSRLKTGTCARIDSSTIDFSVMEEQGGDELPSPFSFRTNREEFRANKVQLPCYIAYTNPLTHEIISSNFYRAPLFTGQIEGNSPRYCPSIEDKVSKFADKERHHLFIEPQTRDNTECYINGLSTSLPPEVQREMIHSVVGMQNAKIVRYGYAIEYDFVDPRELRHSLETKKISGLYCAGQINGTTGYEEAAAQGIMAGINAGLSLQGKEPLVLRRDEAYIGVLIDDLVTKGTNEPYRMFTSRAEYRLLLREESADTRLGKYGHELGLISDAEYERIKLKDEQIRYGAQLLEDTKFTPNKEFNALLESMDEPPLKDVSTAQQLVARKTFDVQKMLKIMPELEKFDDYIKEEILVEGKYARYIDKQSEEIQRMKKYLKIAIPEGFDFTKVSGLSKEVQEKLKSFAPPTLQAAMNISGITPAAIEILHIYIKIAKRDAK, encoded by the coding sequence ATGAATTATGATGTAATAGTAGTTGGTGGTGGTCATGCTGGCGTTGAGGCTTCCCTTGCAGCGGCAAGAATGGGACATAAAACTCTTTTAATCTCTATGCTTGCGGAAAATGTAGGCGCTACTTCTTGTAATCCAGCTGTTGGTGGACTTGCAAAAGGGCATTTGGTTCGTGAACTTGACGCTCTTGGTGGGCAGATGGGTCTTATTACCGATGAAGCGGGTATACAGTTTCGCATACTTAACCAGACAAAAGGTCCAGCAGTTCGTGGATCTCGCGCTCAGATAGATATGGACAAGTACAGAGTTATCGCTCGTAACGTCATCTTAAATACTCCAAACTTATCCTTAGCTCAAGAGACGGTTGAGTCTTTAATCATTGAAAAAGATGTGGTTAAAGGAGTAAAGACTGATCTCTTAAATGAGTATATGGCTTCTAAAGTCATCATAACGTCAGGAACTTTTTTAAATGGAATCATTCACGTTGGTGAGATTCAAAAAAAAGCCGGGCGTTATGGAGAGGAGAGAAGTGAAGGTCTCTCTGCTTCACTTAAGAACGACGCTAAGCTAAACTTATCGCGTTTAAAGACAGGAACTTGTGCACGTATAGATAGCTCAACTATTGACTTCTCTGTGATGGAAGAGCAGGGTGGTGATGAGTTGCCATCCCCTTTTTCTTTTAGAACTAATCGTGAAGAGTTTCGTGCAAATAAGGTGCAACTTCCTTGCTACATCGCATATACAAATCCTCTTACGCATGAGATTATCTCTTCAAACTTTTACCGTGCACCACTTTTTACCGGCCAGATAGAGGGGAATTCACCGCGTTACTGTCCGAGTATCGAGGATAAAGTAAGTAAATTTGCAGATAAAGAGAGACACCACCTTTTTATAGAACCACAAACGAGGGACAATACGGAGTGCTACATAAATGGCCTTTCAACTTCTCTCCCTCCAGAAGTTCAACGCGAGATGATTCACTCGGTTGTTGGAATGCAAAATGCAAAAATAGTACGTTATGGATATGCAATAGAGTATGACTTTGTAGATCCACGCGAGCTTAGACACTCACTAGAGACTAAAAAGATAAGTGGACTTTATTGCGCCGGTCAGATTAACGGTACAACTGGTTATGAAGAAGCAGCCGCTCAAGGTATTATGGCTGGTATAAACGCAGGACTTTCACTCCAAGGAAAAGAGCCTTTGGTGCTTAGACGCGATGAAGCATATATAGGTGTTTTAATAGACGACCTTGTTACAAAAGGGACAAATGAGCCCTATAGGATGTTTACCTCACGTGCGGAGTATAGACTTCTGCTTCGTGAAGAATCAGCAGACACGAGGCTTGGTAAATATGGCCATGAACTGGGACTAATTTCAGATGCAGAATATGAGAGAATAAAGTTAAAAGATGAGCAGATTAGGTATGGAGCGCAGCTTTTAGAAGATACAAAATTTACTCCAAATAAAGAGTTTAACGCACTTTTGGAATCTATGGATGAGCCACCTTTAAAAGATGTCTCAACAGCGCAACAACTTGTTGCAAGAAAAACTTTTGACGTGCAAAAGATGCTTAAAATTATGCCTGAACTAGAAAAATTTGATGATTATATAAAAGAGGAAATTCTCGTTGAAGGGAAATACGCTCGCTATATAGATAAGCAAAGCGAAGAGATACAGAGAATGAAAAAGTATCTTAAAATCGCCATTCCAGAAGGCTTTGACTTTACAAAAGTAAGTGGGCTCTCAAAAGAGGTTCAAGAAAAACTAAAAAGCTTTGCTCCACCAACTCTTCAGGCGGCAATGAACATTAGTGGTATAACGCCAGCGGCTATTGAGATACTACACATTTATATCAAAATTGCAAAAAGAGATGCTAAGTAA
- a CDS encoding tetratricopeptide repeat protein has translation MIEEANAAYNAKDYDKAFKLFTELAEQGNADAQTSLGFMYQNAQGCEQNEARTLELYTAAAEAKQPYALFNLAILYENGIGGVEHDQFKAHELHMEAATREVPPAMYEVGLMLERGLGCMQNYSEAAFWYEEGAKRGHLQCFNNLGVLYKEGHGVPKDDAKCFICFTRAANGGLAQGYYNLGLLYDQGVGCEQDNDKALDLCRKAAYAGHEKAKEIIKGLQEEGKIVF, from the coding sequence ATGATAGAAGAAGCAAACGCAGCTTATAATGCAAAAGATTATGACAAAGCATTTAAGTTATTTACAGAGCTTGCAGAGCAAGGAAACGCAGATGCGCAGACGTCTTTAGGGTTTATGTACCAAAACGCTCAAGGGTGTGAGCAAAATGAAGCGAGAACACTAGAACTTTATACTGCAGCGGCAGAGGCAAAACAGCCCTATGCCCTTTTTAACCTTGCAATTTTGTATGAAAATGGAATTGGTGGCGTTGAACACGACCAATTTAAAGCGCATGAACTACATATGGAAGCAGCAACAAGAGAAGTTCCACCCGCTATGTATGAAGTAGGATTAATGCTTGAACGTGGCCTTGGCTGTATGCAAAACTACTCAGAAGCTGCTTTTTGGTACGAAGAGGGGGCTAAACGCGGACACTTACAGTGCTTTAATAACCTTGGCGTTTTATATAAAGAGGGTCATGGTGTGCCTAAAGATGATGCAAAATGTTTTATCTGCTTTACGCGAGCGGCCAATGGCGGTCTTGCTCAAGGTTACTATAATCTAGGTCTTCTGTACGACCAAGGTGTAGGGTGTGAACAAGATAATGATAAAGCGCTCGACTTATGTCGTAAAGCGGCATATGCAGGACATGAAAAAGCAAAAGAGATCATCAAAGGCCTTCAAGAAGAGGGTAAAATAGTCTTTTAG
- the ribE gene encoding riboflavin synthase has product MFTGLIREIATVKSLVGSTLSVKAKHQASLGDSIAINGACLTVIKVAHDGFSVELSPESQSVLAMENYKNEVHIEPAMMMGDRFEGHIVQGHVDTIGTVKEIKNSGNSFDVYIEVDKKSIPFLVPKGSVTIDGVSLTINDVNANVFRLTIIPHTMKETLFKNYKKGSKVNVETDMFARYVSHIITHQKQTTLSWDEVDAINTSY; this is encoded by the coding sequence TTGTTTACAGGACTAATAAGAGAAATTGCAACTGTTAAAAGCTTAGTTGGAAGTACTCTGAGCGTCAAAGCTAAACATCAGGCCTCCCTTGGTGATTCTATCGCTATAAATGGTGCATGTTTGACGGTTATTAAAGTTGCACATGATGGATTTAGCGTTGAGTTATCTCCTGAGTCACAAAGTGTCCTTGCGATGGAGAACTATAAAAACGAAGTACATATAGAGCCTGCTATGATGATGGGTGATAGATTTGAAGGTCACATCGTCCAAGGTCATGTTGATACTATTGGAACTGTAAAAGAGATAAAAAACAGTGGAAACTCTTTTGACGTTTATATAGAAGTAGATAAAAAATCTATCCCCTTTTTAGTTCCTAAAGGCTCTGTAACCATAGATGGAGTCAGTCTTACTATAAATGACGTAAACGCTAATGTTTTTAGACTGACTATCATCCCACATACGATGAAAGAGACGCTTTTTAAGAACTATAAAAAAGGCTCAAAGGTCAATGTTGAAACAGATATGTTTGCCCGCTATGTCTCTCATATAATCACTCATCAAAAACAGACTACTCTCTCTTGGGATGAAGTAGACGCTATAAACACTAGCTATTAG
- the recQ gene encoding DNA helicase RecQ gives MKHQVLKDSFGHNSFRELQEDGVDAILENRDLLMILPTGGGKSLVFQLPTLMMDGISIVVSPLIALMQDQVAALQAQNIAAAMISSAQSFDEVDEIIHLAQTNRLKFLYLSPERLNNGSTINMLHSLKINFFVIDEAHCISQWGHEFRDDYRALGNLKENFPHTTIAAFTATSTDNVTSDILRELRMENPLLLKGKIFRKNLFISAQRRIANGHAQLKNFLLRHVDESGIIYVSSRKKAEELSSFLNVNGYKSLPYHAGLPQHVREQNFKIFVNDKVDIMVATIAFGMGIDKSDIRFVVHMSLPKSQENYYQEIGRAGRDGEDSEVLLLFNAADMVMQKRFLLEIENEEYKTHLDQKIDKIYSYATSELCFHKQLAEYFNDTLDECGDRCDNCLNSDDKRQDITKEAQMLLSAIYKSNQSFGKNYIIDILRGSKEQKLLSNEADKLSVYGIGTHLSKKEWFVILERLVELKILSLGEFSVLKLTNSAIEILKSQKQVDIKSSRLDIDVKEKKIKQEKEFDYDDELFETLRLKRSELAAELGVPAYLIFSDKTLKHLANDRPVDKLSMLEVNGIGMKKYEQFGEEFLEVLNS, from the coding sequence ATTAAACACCAAGTACTAAAAGATAGCTTTGGACACAACAGCTTTAGAGAACTTCAAGAGGATGGTGTTGACGCCATCTTAGAGAACCGCGACCTCTTAATGATACTGCCAACTGGTGGTGGAAAATCTCTAGTCTTTCAGCTCCCTACACTTATGATGGATGGGATAAGCATAGTTGTCTCTCCTCTTATAGCTCTCATGCAAGACCAAGTAGCAGCCCTGCAAGCTCAAAATATTGCTGCTGCTATGATCTCATCAGCTCAAAGCTTTGATGAAGTAGATGAGATCATTCACTTAGCTCAAACCAACAGGCTCAAGTTTTTATACCTCTCTCCTGAGCGTTTAAATAACGGCTCGACTATCAATATGCTCCACTCACTCAAGATAAACTTTTTTGTCATTGACGAAGCGCACTGTATAAGCCAGTGGGGGCATGAGTTTCGTGATGATTATAGAGCTCTTGGAAATTTAAAAGAAAATTTTCCTCACACTACCATAGCTGCGTTTACCGCCACTTCTACAGATAATGTAACCTCAGATATACTCAGAGAACTTCGCATGGAAAATCCCCTTTTACTCAAGGGAAAAATCTTTAGAAAAAACCTCTTTATATCTGCTCAAAGAAGAATAGCTAATGGCCATGCACAACTTAAAAACTTTCTCTTAAGACATGTCGATGAGAGTGGCATCATCTATGTAAGTTCTCGAAAAAAAGCCGAAGAGTTGAGCTCATTTTTAAATGTAAATGGCTATAAGTCTCTTCCTTATCACGCAGGACTTCCTCAACACGTTCGTGAGCAGAACTTCAAAATATTTGTCAATGACAAAGTTGACATCATGGTAGCTACCATCGCATTTGGAATGGGAATAGATAAGAGCGACATTCGCTTTGTTGTGCATATGTCCCTTCCAAAATCTCAGGAAAATTATTACCAAGAGATAGGACGAGCGGGACGTGATGGAGAAGATAGTGAAGTCCTACTTCTATTTAACGCAGCCGATATGGTAATGCAAAAACGATTTCTTTTAGAGATAGAAAACGAAGAGTATAAGACTCATCTAGATCAAAAAATAGACAAGATTTATAGCTATGCCACAAGTGAATTATGCTTTCATAAACAACTTGCCGAGTACTTTAACGATACGCTTGATGAGTGTGGCGATAGATGTGACAACTGCTTAAACTCTGATGATAAACGCCAAGATATAACCAAAGAGGCCCAGATGCTTCTAAGCGCTATCTACAAAAGTAACCAGAGTTTTGGAAAGAACTATATCATAGATATACTCAGAGGCTCAAAAGAGCAAAAACTCTTAAGTAATGAAGCAGATAAACTATCGGTCTATGGTATTGGAACTCATTTGAGTAAAAAAGAGTGGTTTGTCATACTAGAGCGTTTAGTAGAGTTAAAGATACTTTCGCTTGGTGAGTTCAGCGTTCTAAAACTCACTAATAGTGCTATAGAGATACTCAAGTCTCAAAAGCAAGTAGATATTAAATCTTCGCGTTTAGACATAGATGTAAAAGAGAAAAAAATCAAACAAGAAAAAGAGTTTGACTACGATGACGAACTTTTTGAGACTCTTCGACTTAAACGCAGTGAACTTGCAGCTGAGCTTGGCGTTCCAGCTTATTTAATATTTAGCGATAAAACACTCAAGCACTTAGCAAATGACAGACCTGTTGACAAGCTCTCTATGCTTGAAGTAAATGGCATAGGGATGAAGAAGTATGAGCAGTTTGGTGAAGAGTTCTTAGAAGTTTTAAACTCTTAA
- a CDS encoding sensor domain-containing diguanylate cyclase: protein MQELRTILDNLPINIAIYRYEENDFRVICFNKSALKTENLELDDVLDKKLSAVFPGIKRFGLFDVLLDVHKNGVEKELEINFYEDERISGWRKNLVNRLENGDIIVSYSDESLSLTKDKQIKSLSTIVENSMNEVYIFDAQTFKMSYMNESAHKNIGYTLKEIKTLSPYDLKPQYNKKQFMKLMKPLLKNEVEHLVFETLHQRKDGSVYDVEIRLHKMKLEDEEVFIVIAQDISQRNEERKALIDSESKFRSIVESSLVGIFMYNEKIVYANDLSCQLSGYSRDELHKLSLWELVRPELQEKTKELLESRIHGSGATVKYDNFGIVSKSGKEIIARASSSIINYKGKKTALVSFVDITDVVNIKKRVELLSQAVEQTDELVSIVDLNGIIKYANEALVAHTGYKKSELIGKHVKIFKSGHNSDEVYKKLWTTVLSGNIFREIIINTKKDKQNFYQEMTITPMRDEEGEINNFIVTAQDVTNRMELESKLKTLATRDTLTGIYNRHKINEEIDIEIANYKRYARAFALLMIDVDHFKKVNDTYGHDKGDYVLKEITEIISRSIRITDKFGRWGGEEFVVLLPEITKEGAIKIATKLKELIANHIFKDVGKQTVSIGVSEFHANDSKDELIKRADDALYEAKDGGRDCVRFN from the coding sequence ATGCAAGAACTTAGAACAATTTTAGATAATTTACCTATAAATATAGCAATATATCGTTACGAAGAGAATGATTTCAGAGTTATATGTTTTAACAAATCTGCGCTTAAGACAGAAAACTTAGAGCTAGATGATGTTTTAGATAAAAAGTTAAGTGCTGTTTTTCCAGGTATAAAAAGATTTGGACTCTTTGATGTGCTTTTGGATGTACATAAAAATGGCGTTGAAAAAGAGCTAGAGATAAACTTTTATGAAGATGAGCGTATCAGTGGATGGAGAAAAAATTTAGTCAATAGACTAGAAAATGGTGACATCATTGTTTCGTATAGTGATGAAAGTCTTAGTTTGACTAAAGATAAACAGATTAAATCCCTCTCCACTATTGTTGAAAATAGTATGAATGAGGTCTATATCTTTGATGCTCAGACATTTAAAATGTCCTATATGAATGAGTCTGCACATAAAAATATCGGTTATACACTCAAAGAGATTAAAACACTAAGTCCCTATGATCTTAAACCTCAATATAACAAAAAACAGTTTATGAAACTTATGAAACCTTTATTGAAAAATGAAGTAGAGCATTTAGTTTTTGAGACACTCCATCAACGTAAAGATGGGAGTGTCTATGATGTAGAAATTAGACTCCATAAAATGAAGCTAGAGGATGAAGAGGTTTTTATTGTTATTGCACAGGATATCTCTCAAAGAAATGAAGAACGAAAAGCTTTAATCGATAGTGAAAGTAAGTTTAGAAGTATAGTAGAGAGCTCCCTTGTGGGTATATTCATGTACAATGAAAAGATAGTCTACGCTAATGATCTCTCGTGTCAGTTATCAGGTTATAGTCGTGATGAATTGCATAAACTCTCGCTTTGGGAGTTAGTAAGACCAGAGCTGCAAGAGAAGACTAAAGAGCTTCTAGAAAGTCGTATTCATGGAAGCGGAGCAACTGTTAAGTATGATAATTTTGGCATTGTTTCTAAAAGTGGCAAAGAGATTATTGCAAGGGCAAGCTCAAGCATAATTAACTATAAAGGAAAAAAAACAGCTCTTGTATCTTTTGTTGATATCACTGATGTTGTAAATATTAAAAAAAGAGTTGAGCTCTTGAGTCAAGCAGTTGAGCAAACGGATGAGCTTGTAAGCATAGTCGACTTGAATGGAATTATTAAATATGCAAATGAAGCACTTGTAGCACATACAGGGTATAAAAAATCAGAACTCATCGGTAAGCATGTTAAAATTTTTAAGTCAGGACACAATAGCGATGAAGTTTATAAAAAATTATGGACAACTGTACTTAGTGGTAATATATTTCGAGAGATAATCATTAATACTAAAAAAGATAAGCAAAATTTTTATCAAGAGATGACAATCACCCCAATGCGAGATGAAGAGGGTGAGATAAATAACTTTATAGTTACAGCACAGGACGTAACCAATAGAATGGAACTTGAGAGTAAGCTCAAAACATTAGCAACAAGAGATACCCTTACGGGAATCTACAACAGACATAAAATAAATGAAGAGATTGATATAGAGATAGCAAATTATAAGAGATATGCAAGGGCTTTTGCTCTACTTATGATTGATGTTGATCACTTCAAAAAGGTGAATGACACTTATGGACATGACAAGGGAGATTATGTACTTAAAGAGATAACAGAGATAATCTCTAGGTCCATACGCATCACTGATAAGTTTGGACGTTGGGGTGGTGAAGAGTTTGTAGTTTTACTGCCAGAGATTACTAAAGAGGGAGCGATAAAAATTGCTACCAAATTAAAAGAGTTAATCGCCAACCATATTTTTAAAGATGTTGGTAAGCAGACAGTAAGCATTGGCGTAAGCGAGTTTCATGCTAATGATTCCAAAGATGAGCTCATTAAAAGGGCAGACGATGCTCTTTATGAAGCAAAAGATGGTGGAAGGGACTGTGTACGATTTAATTAA
- a CDS encoding tRNA (5-methylaminomethyl-2-thiouridine)(34)-methyltransferase MnmD → MKNFNDETHTLTLSEDGSYTAYSKEYDEHYHSTKDGALKESYEKHVIPAFKSLSNKDEVVILDICYGLGFNTLCTLLYYKQNSPQTKLKIYSPELDASLIKSLTSFSYPQEFEQFREIINAISIDGVYEDDTLYIELFLGDAREYVRRFQNKFDIVYQDAFSPTTNPTLWTKEYFKDIANAIKKEGVLTTYSIALQTRLALYENGFNIYLNKGESFRAATVASLSQLTFFDYVDMEHKISCNPSIKPLMD, encoded by the coding sequence TTGAAAAACTTTAATGATGAAACACATACTCTGACACTCAGTGAAGATGGCTCTTATACTGCTTACTCTAAAGAGTATGATGAGCATTATCACTCCACAAAAGATGGGGCTCTAAAAGAGTCCTATGAAAAACATGTCATACCTGCATTTAAATCACTTAGCAATAAAGATGAAGTTGTTATTTTAGATATCTGTTATGGCTTGGGTTTTAACACTCTTTGTACTCTTTTATATTATAAACAAAATTCTCCACAAACAAAACTAAAAATATACTCACCAGAACTCGATGCTTCTTTGATAAAGTCACTTACAAGTTTTTCTTATCCTCAAGAGTTTGAACAATTTAGGGAGATAATAAACGCCATCTCTATAGATGGCGTTTATGAAGATGACACTCTATATATAGAACTCTTTTTAGGTGATGCAAGAGAGTATGTAAGAAGATTTCAAAACAAATTTGACATAGTCTATCAAGACGCCTTTTCTCCAACTACAAATCCCACTCTTTGGACAAAAGAGTACTTTAAAGACATAGCAAACGCCATAAAAAAAGAGGGTGTTTTGACAACTTACTCAATAGCCCTGCAGACACGACTCGCTCTGTATGAGAATGGATTTAATATCTATTTAAATAAGGGAGAGAGCTTTAGAGCCGCTACGGTTGCATCACTTAGCCAGCTAACTTTTTTTGATTATGTGGATATGGAGCATAAGATATCTTGCAATCCTAGTATCAAACCTCTAATGGATTAA